In Spinacia oleracea cultivar Varoflay chromosome 5, BTI_SOV_V1, whole genome shotgun sequence, a single window of DNA contains:
- the LOC110788431 gene encoding uncharacterized protein, whose amino-acid sequence MQFLKNYSISLCKFSFLIWPLWKERNNYIFKNTSFNPYRVFHKASSAYQEWQSRLLLDQHQLKGTPFTSHTSTITTPPSPPIMVRRFPPPTDIFKLNFDGSSKTSSAAAGIIIRNSSGNPVSACTFNLGHIQAFMAEAIALHKGLQEARRLNIAHIQIEGDNLLVINSVKGIWVPPWKIHNTIKDIKHLLDLFDTWEIKHIFREANSAADWIANVGHLIVGKMYIDPKTSHSLSSILCNDYSGVTLVRRGS is encoded by the coding sequence ATGCAGTTTCTAAAGAATTACTCTATCTCCCTATGTAAATTCTCTTTCCTCATATGGCCACTATGGAAAGAAAGgaataattatattttcaagAATACTTCTTTTAATCCTTACAGAGTATTCCACAAAGCCAGCTCGGCTTATCAAGAGTGGCAGTCTCGCCTCCTTCTAGATCAACACCAGCTAAAGGGCACCCCTTTCACCTCTCATACTTCCACTATTACCACCCCACCTTCCCCTCCTATCATGGTTCGCCGGTTTCCTCCTCCGACGGATATCTTCAAACTCAATTTTGACGGCTCCAGTAAAACTTCATCAGCAGCAGCAGGTATTATCATCCGCAACAGTTCAGGTAATCCAGTTTCGGCTTGTACCTTCAACCTCGGTCATATTCAGGCTTTCATGGCCGAAGCTATTGCCCTTCACAAAGGTCTCCAAGAAGCTAGGCGTCTCAACATTGCTCACATTCAAATTGAAGGTGATAATCTTCTTGTCATCAACTCTGTTAAAGGAATTTGGGTGCCTCCCTGGAAGATTCATAACACCATCAAGGATATTAAGCATCTCCTCGACCTCTTCGACACTTGGGAAATCAAACACATTTTCAGAGAAGCAAACTCAGCAGCAGATTGGATAGCAAATGTAGGACACCTCATTGTTGGGAAAATGTATATAGATCCTAAGACTAGTCATAGTTTATCTTCCATTCTTTGTAATGACTACTCAGGAGTGACTCTCGTGCGGAGAGGCTCCTAA
- the LOC130461516 gene encoding uncharacterized mitochondrial protein AtMg00310-like: MTKSSSLGRYLGAHFSSFKPTKADYNSLLQKNISRINLWHANFLSKAGRTVLIQSNLEALPAFVCSSFLLLQKTCLNLDSIHRNFFWKQSPTSTHTPLISWNKICQPKSMGGLGLHKTRPLNQAFLAKLGWKILQNDQSLWVSLIRKKYLTNTTFFEYNPKPKDSSIWKHILNQREILHKGIRWKIENGKSINFWLDNWVIQDNLLNHLNLNISNVNTNLLVSDFILPNHDWDRTKLAGTVPPTLALKIQGLPIPTTSLDDTPVWGATSSGEFSVKSATWLAHGLAPNPQKWDHIWI, from the coding sequence ATGACCAAATCTTCTTCCTTAGGAAGATATCTCGGTGCTCATTTCTCGTCCTTCAAGCCAACAAAAGCAGACTACAATTCTCTTCTTCAAAAGAATATCTCGCGTATCAATCTATGGCATGCTAATTTCCTCTCAAAAGCAGGTAGAACCGTACTCATTCAAAGTAATCTGGAAGCACTTCCAGCTTTTGTCTGTTCTTCCTTCCTCCTTCTTCAAAAAACTTGCTTGAACCTAGATTCTATCCATCGTAATTTCTTCTGGAAGCAATCGCCGACTTCTACTCATACCCCACTTATTTCATGGAATAAAATTTGTCAACCTAAAAGTATGGGGGGTTTGGGCCTTCATAAAACGAGACCCCTAAACCAAGCTTTTCTAGCAAAACTTGGATGGAAGATTCTCCAAAATGATCAAAGTCTTTGGGTCTCCCTCATTAGGAAAAAGTACCTTACGAACACGACTTTCTTTGAGTATAATCCAAAACCAAAAGACTCGTCTATCTGGAAACATATCCTCAATCAAAGAGAAATTCTCCATAAAGGAATTCGTTGGAAAATTGAAAATGGGAAATCTATCAATTTCTGGCTCGACAACTGGGTAATCCAGGATAACCTTCTCAATCACCTGAATCTGAACATTAGTAATGTTAATACAAATCTGCTCGTATCTGATTTTATTCTTCCCAATCATGACTGGGATCGTACTAAACTAGCTGGTACGGTCCCCCCAACCTTAGCCTTGAAAATCCAAGGTCTCCCTATTCCAACTACGAGTTTGGATGATACTCCAGTTTGGGGTGCTACTTCCTCGGGGGAATTTTCTGTTAAGTCTGCTACTTGGTTAGCCCATGGGTTGGCTCCTAATCCTCAAAAATGGGATCATATCTGGATCTAG
- the LOC130461517 gene encoding protein FAR1-RELATED SEQUENCE 5-like: MVSIDLNVEPDVGEGTIVNSTTPTTPCPGMCFESGSEFFEFCNRYAYMTGFELFVICSKIKKEYKDKGVSRVGIGELEARPHTMEMIRLKCKKGGVKSSVGSNVTGCNVFFYGKEKNGEFVVISCDLVHNHPLLPENSRMMVNYRSIGSATFDRVMINERAGVSISRNFGTQLIEKGGFDNMTFNKKDLRNAIAVERCKTMFEKGDAVALEEYFKAQRDLNGDFYSSIERDEEGILKNAFWSDARSRGSCKYFGDVISFDTTFSSNSACYCNVSYAICPVCWRQPPWEVNFFAAALISHEDTPSFVWVFEEWLKCMGKPPKGIITDQDKAIGRAISIVFPGVPHRLCLWHMLQNASRNLGKLDEWKSIDTLIRTAVHDMLDPEEFDEAWCLVMDKYNQRQGWMLDAYDKRRQWAPAYNRGKFWAGMSSTQRSEGMNRTFKIHVNLDCGLTQFIKNYEFCMKIKAEEESKDNHNSIDKPPKLDVDKSVLAEYVLHTVYTNEMFAAVVNERKGLTHTNVTKTNAIGSLVLYRADEKLTSPHWRKRFKSYVVKVDKVKGEVSCSCQLFEFRGILCRHILKAMDVEDFQFIPEKYILDRWTKQVSSYESVRVSYYDPEETATLAKANELSQRHNYLKELAMRNEAAYKLYTEGTDSLRLKMEDAVGIRKTGEGGDQSICWWDPEARNVFGRRRLRPRECNERALKRASQPAEDGAIKTPIDKRHVGRSKKGPYSIYEKSKKNQACNHAEIAANEELIRSTYGHIPSYRARQEHANNVQDARLHSSSIGPVLEDIPESSQINLSEDISQTFDYDTFEWNTRLGGRLTM; encoded by the exons ATGGTTAGTATAGACCTTAATGTTGAACCTGACGTCGGAGAAGGAACTATTGTGAATTCAACTACGCCAACCACCCCTTGTCCAGGAATGTGTTTTGAGTCCGGTAGTGAGTTTTTTGAATTTTGCAATCGTTATGCGTACATGACTGGTTTTGAGTTGTTTGTAATATGTAGTAAGATTAAGAAGGAGTACAAGGATAAGGGTGTTAGTAGAGTTGGTATTGGTGAGCTTGAGGCTAGGCCTCATACGATGGAGATGATCAGATTAAAGTGTAAGAAAGGTGGCGTGAAATCTAGTGTCGGGTCTAATGTTACTGGTTGCAACGTTTTTTTTTATGGTAAAGAGAAAAACGGAGAGTTTGTAGTTATTAGTTGTGATTTGGTGCATAATCATCCTCTATTGCCCGAAAATAGTAGGATGATGGTTAACTATAGAAGCATCGGTAGTGCTACCTTTGATAGGGTAATGATAAATGAACGTGCCGGTGTTAGCATTAGTAGAAACTTTGGCACGCAATTGATTGAAAAGGGTGGTTTTGATAATATGACGTTCAACAAAAAAGATTTGAGGAACGCCATAGCTGTTGAACGTTGTAAAACCATGTTTGAGAAAGGGGATGCTGTTGCACTTGAAGAGTATTTTAAAGCACAACGAGATCTGAATGGCGATTTTTATAGTTCTATAGAACGAGATGAAGAGGGTATTTTAAAGAACGCATTCTGGTCCGACGCGCGTAGTAGAGGAAGTTGCAAATATTTCGGGGATGTGATCAGTTTCGACACCACCTTTTCTAGCAACAG TGCATGTTATTGTAAT GTATCGTATGCCATTTGCCCCGTTTGTTGGCGTCAACCACCATGGGAGGTCAATTTTTTTGCTGCCGCTTTAATCTCACACGAAGACACTCCGAGTTTTGTTTGGGTCTTTGAGGAATGGCTTAAGTGCATGGGAAAGCCTCCTAAGGGAATTATAACCGATCAAGACAAGGCAATAGGTAGAGCGATAAGCATAGTTTTCCCTGGGGTTCCTCATAGGCTTTGTTTGTGGCACATGCTACAAAATGCCTCTCGCAATCTCGGCAAGCTCGATGAATGGAAAAGCATCGACACGCTAATTAGAACCGCCGTTCATGACATGCTCGATCCCGAGGAGTTTGATGAGGCTTGGTGTCTTGTGATGGACAAATATAATCAACGTCAGGGTTGGATGCTGGATGCGTATGATAAACGTCGGCAATGGGCACCAGCTTACAATAGAGGTAAATTTTGGGCTGGAATGTCCTCTACGCAACGAAGTGAAGGTATGAATCGCACATTCAAAATTCATGTAAACTTAGATTGTGGATTAACGCAGTTTATTAAAAACTACGAGTTCTGTATGAAGATAAAGGCAGAGGAAGAGTCGAAGGATAATCATAATAGTATAGATAAGCCTCCTAAACTTGATGTGGACAAGAGTGTGTTAGCTGAGTATGTGTTGCATACTGTATACACCAATGAGATGTTTGCTGCGGTTGTGAATGAGCGTAAAGGTTTAACCCATACGAACGTAACCAAAACCAATGCAATAGGGTCACTTGTATTGTATAGAGCAGATGAGAAACTGACCTCCCCTCATTGGAGGAAAAGGTTCAAAAGTTACGTTGTTAAAGTAGATAAGGTTAAGGGGGAAGTCAGTTGCTCATGTCAGTTGTTTGAatttaggggtattttatgtaggcacatactcaaagcaaTGGATGTGGAGGATTTCCAATTTATACCGGAGAAATATATACTAGATAGATGGACGAAGCAAGTTAGTTCGTATGAGAGTGTTAGGGTTTCATACTATGATCCTGAAGAAACCGCAACGTTAGCCAAAGCTAATGAGCTTTCCCAAAGGCATAATTATTTGAAAGAATTAGCCATGCGCAATGAAGCTGCCTACAAGTTATATACGGAAGGCACTGATAGTCTTAGGCTGAAAATGGAGGATGCAGTCGGTATAAGAAAGACTGGTGAAGGAGGTGATCAGTCTATTTGTTGGTGGGATCCCGAAGCACGTAACGTATTTGGTCGTCGTAGGCTACGACCGAGGGAGTGTAATGAACGTGCCCTAAAGAGGGCATCTCAACCTGCTGAGGATGGTGCCATTAAAACCCCCATTGATAAGAGGCATGTTGGGCGGTCTAAGAAAGGACCGTATTCAATTTACGAAAAATCAAAGAAGAACCAAGCATGTAATCACGCTGAGATTGCAGCGAACGAG GAACTCATAAGGTCTACTTATGGCCATATTCCTAGCTACCGGGCAAGGCAAGAGCATGCGAACAACGTTCAGGATGCCCGTTTACATTCCTCATCCATTGGACCTGTTTTAGAAGACATTCCTGAATCATCTCAAATAAATTTGTCCGAAGATATATCTCAAACTTTTGATTATGATACCTTTGAATGGAACACAAGACTTGGAGGAAGATTGACCATGTAG